The sequence below is a genomic window from Cobetia sp. cqz5-12.
TCTATCTGGCTGCTGGGCGTGGAAAAGGTCCCGGGAAATTCTCCCAGATCATTGCCAGTATTTTTGGTGTGGTCAATTGTCGCAGGTCTTGACCTTTTTCGAGGATGTTGTTCCTGACGCCTCGGTCGAGTTCATTCCTTGTCTGACTCAAGTCACACAATGGGGGCGGGAAACCGGATTTTTGTGCAGAATTTGTAACCAAAAAGTTTCTGTATTGTGTTTATTTGTATATTTTTTATGGTTGCGGGCTGGGCGTCATCTGACAGAAAGGTGGTGAGCCCGCGTAAATGGATGACAGAAAATGACAGTCATCAGGCCATTTGGTTCGGTATTGATCATGAGAATGGCATGCCAAGGTTGCGAAAAAGCGTCCCCTGTTGATCGGGGATGCCAGCATCATGCGAGACGCATCATGGTGCATTTACCTGTCAGGTCATGATCGATAATGAGGCATGTTTTCTCATCAATGAACGCCCGGATCATACAAGTATCATGCTGGGAAAATGTCTCTCTCGCCCGGGGTGGGGGAGTACTTCAGCAACTTTTGAAAGGCCGAGTGGCGTATTTTTTGGTAGTTAATTTCGATATTTAGTCATTTGTTGGATTTTTGTTGCGCATTATCGTGTGGTGGTAGTGGTTGCTTCGACGCCGCGTGCTGCGCCGGTGGCAAGGAGATTTGTGGAGATGCACAGAATTGTGGCGCGACAAGGTCGTGATTCTCCCAGGCATCATCAGGCAGGGCAGGGGGGCTGGCTTTGCGGTGAAGACTGGCGATTGAGGTTCTGTCTGGCCCTGCAAGGCATGCACTGTCGCGACATCATTGCGGTGAGTGTCGGCTTCGCCACCGGATCCAGCTGCCTTAACCTCCCTCGAGCGTGAGAGAACTCATGCCGCCCAAGGCATGATTGGTGCGCACCGGCTGGCCGAAGTCATCCGCATGTGGCCCCTGGTGCGTCATCCTGCCCCGTAGTCAGCCCCCCTGTCTTTTCTCTATCCTGTGCCCGCCTGCGGGAAATCTTCTGATTTCGTTCGAAAGATCGACGGCTTCCTGTTGGTCATTTCTTCGAACGCTGTGTTCCACATGTGGGCTCGTCATGACGCCATGGCGTGTTCCAACGAGGTCGTGAGATGAGAAAAAGCCTAATGCGGGGGGCTCTGCGGGGACTCCCTATCCTCGCGGGATTATTGATGCTGTCCGGCTGTGACGCCGTACTCTTCGATCCCAAGGGGCCTATCGGTGAATCCGAAAAGTCGCTGATCCTGACTGCTACCTATCTGATGCTCGTGGTTGTTATCCCGGTCATCTTCATGACGCTGTGGTTCGCCTGGCGCTATCGCGATACCAAGCAGAGCAAGGCGACCTACACGCCCAACTGGGCGCATTCCACCAAGATCGAGATCGTGGTCTGGGGCATTCCGTGCCTGATCATCCTCGCTCTGGGCATCCTGACCTGGAAGAGCACGCATGAGCTGGACCCGCGTGCCGAGATCGTCGACGGCGGTGAGCCGATCGAGGTGCAGGTCGTGTCCATGGACTGGAAGTGGTTGTTCATCTATCCGGAGCAGGGCATCGCGACGGTCAATGAACTGGCCATGCCGGTGGATCGTCAGGTTCGCTTCCACATCACATCCGACACGGTGATGAACTCGTTCTTCGTCCCGCAGCTCGGTAGCCAGATCTATGCAATGGCGGGGATGGAAAACCGTCTGCACCTGATCGGCAATGAAGTGGGCACCTACGACGGTATCTCTGCCAGCTATAGCGGCGCCGGCTTCGCGGACATGCACTTCAAGACGCACGTCATGAGCGAAGGTGACTTCGACGCCTGGATCGAGAAGGCACGCGGCAGCAGCAAGGTGCTGGATGACGCTGGCTTCGCCGCTCTCCAGGAGCCGAGCGAGGACGTTGCCCCGACCTTCTATGGTCAGGTCAAGCCGAACCTGTATGAGCAGATCATGGCGCCCTACATGGACGGCATGGAGCTGGGCATGAGCGATGATCAGATGCGCCACATGAAGAAGGGTGGAATGCATCACGACAACGCCGAACACGGCATGTCCGATCATGACGCTTCTGGTCACGCTGAATCTGCGATGGCAACCGAGGAATAAGCAATGCTTGGAAAACTCACAATAGAGGCTGTTCCGTATCAC
It includes:
- the cyoA gene encoding ubiquinol oxidase subunit II yields the protein MRGALRGLPILAGLLMLSGCDAVLFDPKGPIGESEKSLILTATYLMLVVVIPVIFMTLWFAWRYRDTKQSKATYTPNWAHSTKIEIVVWGIPCLIILALGILTWKSTHELDPRAEIVDGGEPIEVQVVSMDWKWLFIYPEQGIATVNELAMPVDRQVRFHITSDTVMNSFFVPQLGSQIYAMAGMENRLHLIGNEVGTYDGISASYSGAGFADMHFKTHVMSEGDFDAWIEKARGSSKVLDDAGFAALQEPSEDVAPTFYGQVKPNLYEQIMAPYMDGMELGMSDDQMRHMKKGGMHHDNAEHGMSDHDASGHAESAMATEE